In Halorubrum trapanicum, a single genomic region encodes these proteins:
- a CDS encoding copper-translocating P-type ATPase, producing MDDHKDTNENPPGGEHQQDDSSHQHEHGEQDESDAESDEQRVEQELLEEEAHPAAESETVLDEQHEHAGHEGEGHDHGSHEGHGEGHGGMHEGHEQMFRRRFFVSTLLSIPVLLYSEMLQEWLGFSVPAFPGSEWINPVFAVIVFAYGGMPFLQMAVPELKDRSPGMMTLISMAITVAFVYSLASVVFPTQSAFFWELVTLIDIMLLGHWVEMRSVRRASSAVDELAKLMPDTAERITDDGETEEVPVRELSEGDLVLVRPGASVPADGTVEEGDSDVNESMITGESKPVSKEPGDEVIGGTINGDGSLRVRVGATGEETTLAGIMRLVEEAQQSKSKTQVLADRAAGWLFYVALGAAVVTAIAWTVAVSFDATVIERVVTVLVIACPHALGLAIPLVVAINTSLAARNGMLVRDRIAMEDARNLDAIIFDKTGTLTEGEHGVVDMATVNGVDEDDALGLAAAVESDSEHMIARAIREAADERDLTTPDATAFEAIKGRGVRANVDGNEVYVGGPNLLTQLDSEIPAHLQRFADEAGQNAQTVVYLVRDSELIAAFAMADVIREESFRVVDALHDLGIEVAMLTGDSQDVANAVADELGIDTVFAEVLPEDKDEKVQELQDQGKLVGMVGDGVNDAPALTRADVGIAIESGTDVAVQSADVILVQNNPMDVVRLVKLSKASYRKMQENIVWAAGYNVFALPLAAGVLAPIGILLSPAVGALLMSLSTVIVAINAQLLRRVDLSIPELPSGTPATDAQPAD from the coding sequence ATGGACGACCACAAAGATACAAATGAGAATCCCCCTGGAGGGGAACACCAGCAGGACGACAGCAGTCACCAGCACGAACACGGCGAGCAGGATGAATCGGACGCCGAGTCGGACGAGCAGCGGGTAGAACAGGAGCTACTGGAAGAAGAGGCACACCCTGCTGCGGAGAGTGAGACGGTGCTCGACGAGCAGCACGAGCACGCTGGACACGAGGGCGAAGGACACGACCACGGTTCCCATGAGGGCCACGGTGAGGGGCATGGCGGGATGCACGAGGGCCACGAGCAGATGTTCCGCCGGCGCTTCTTCGTCTCGACGCTCCTGTCGATCCCAGTCCTGCTATACAGCGAAATGCTGCAGGAGTGGCTCGGGTTCTCCGTCCCCGCGTTCCCGGGCAGCGAGTGGATCAACCCCGTCTTCGCGGTCATCGTCTTCGCGTACGGTGGGATGCCGTTCCTCCAGATGGCGGTGCCGGAGCTGAAAGACCGGTCGCCGGGGATGATGACGTTGATCTCGATGGCGATCACCGTCGCGTTCGTCTACAGTCTCGCGAGCGTGGTCTTCCCGACGCAGTCTGCGTTTTTCTGGGAACTCGTCACGCTGATCGACATCATGCTGCTGGGCCACTGGGTCGAGATGCGGTCGGTCCGGCGGGCCTCCAGCGCGGTCGACGAACTGGCGAAACTGATGCCAGACACCGCCGAGCGTATTACCGACGACGGAGAAACCGAGGAGGTTCCCGTCAGGGAGCTCTCGGAAGGCGATCTCGTGCTCGTCCGGCCGGGCGCAAGTGTCCCTGCTGACGGCACCGTCGAGGAAGGTGATTCGGACGTCAACGAGTCGATGATCACTGGCGAGTCCAAGCCCGTCTCGAAGGAGCCTGGCGACGAGGTCATCGGCGGCACCATCAACGGCGATGGTAGTCTCCGCGTCCGTGTTGGCGCGACGGGCGAGGAGACGACGCTGGCGGGCATCATGCGTCTCGTCGAGGAAGCCCAGCAGAGCAAGTCCAAGACGCAGGTACTGGCCGACCGGGCGGCAGGCTGGCTGTTCTACGTCGCGCTCGGGGCGGCAGTCGTGACGGCGATTGCGTGGACCGTCGCGGTCTCGTTCGACGCGACCGTCATCGAGCGAGTCGTGACGGTGCTCGTCATCGCCTGCCCACACGCCCTCGGACTCGCCATCCCGTTGGTCGTCGCGATCAACACGTCGCTCGCCGCTCGCAACGGGATGCTCGTTCGCGACCGCATCGCGATGGAAGACGCACGGAATCTGGACGCGATCATCTTCGACAAGACAGGGACGCTTACCGAGGGCGAACACGGCGTCGTGGATATGGCGACCGTCAACGGCGTCGACGAGGACGACGCGCTCGGGCTGGCGGCAGCCGTCGAGAGTGACTCCGAACACATGATCGCGCGAGCGATTCGCGAGGCCGCCGACGAGCGAGACCTAACTACTCCCGACGCGACCGCCTTCGAGGCGATCAAAGGGCGAGGGGTTCGCGCAAACGTCGATGGAAACGAGGTGTACGTCGGTGGGCCGAACCTGTTGACCCAGCTCGATAGCGAGATCCCCGCCCATCTCCAGCGCTTCGCTGACGAGGCGGGACAGAACGCTCAAACGGTGGTGTATCTCGTTCGTGACAGTGAGTTGATCGCCGCGTTCGCGATGGCCGACGTAATCCGTGAAGAGAGTTTCCGCGTCGTCGACGCCCTCCACGATCTGGGAATCGAAGTGGCGATGCTGACTGGCGACTCCCAGGACGTCGCCAACGCTGTCGCTGACGAACTGGGCATCGACACGGTGTTCGCCGAGGTCCTCCCCGAAGACAAAGACGAGAAAGTCCAGGAACTCCAAGACCAGGGGAAGCTCGTGGGGATGGTTGGTGACGGTGTAAACGATGCGCCGGCGCTGACGCGAGCCGACGTCGGGATCGCCATCGAGAGCGGCACCGACGTCGCCGTCCAGTCGGCGGATGTCATTCTCGTGCAGAACAACCCGATGGATGTAGTGCGACTCGTGAAACTCAGTAAGGCGAGCTACCGGAAGATGCAGGAGAACATCGTGTGGGCCGCCGGATACAACGTCTTCGCACTTCCGCTTGCAGCAGGCGTCTTGGCACCGATCGGGATTCTGCTCTCCCCCGCTGTGGGTGCGCTCCTGATGTCGTTGAGCACGGTCATCGTCGCCATCAACGCACAGCTGCTCCGCCGCGTGGACCTGTCCATCCCCGAGCTTCCAAGCGGGACACCAGCGACTGACGCACAACCTGCAGACTGA
- a CDS encoding helix-turn-helix transcriptional regulator gives MHDLTGFQRDILYVITGLEEPHGLAVKDELDDYYEQEINHGRLYPNLDDLVDKGLLEKGELDKRTNVYTVTKRGLREIEARREWEDQYLEDEQAATTS, from the coding sequence ATGCACGATTTAACCGGATTCCAGCGAGATATCTTGTACGTGATTACGGGGCTCGAAGAGCCACACGGGCTCGCAGTCAAGGACGAACTCGACGACTACTACGAACAAGAGATCAATCATGGGCGGCTCTATCCAAATCTGGATGACCTCGTCGACAAAGGGCTCCTAGAGAAAGGCGAACTCGACAAACGGACGAACGTGTATACGGTCACGAAACGTGGATTACGGGAGATCGAGGCGCGACGAGAGTGGGAAGACCAGTATCTTGAGGATGAGCAAGCAGCCACGACATCGTAG
- a CDS encoding DNA-binding protein, which translates to MSDLIVKAAVKDALSDHNVSADFYDALNEEAAELLDDAAERAEANDRKTVQPRDL; encoded by the coding sequence ATGTCTGACCTGATTGTCAAAGCAGCTGTGAAGGATGCACTGTCGGATCACAACGTCTCGGCCGATTTCTACGACGCCCTCAACGAAGAGGCCGCCGAACTCCTCGACGACGCTGCCGAGCGTGCCGAAGCGAACGATCGGAAGACGGTCCAGCCCCGCGACCTGTAG
- the xseA gene encoding exodeoxyribonuclease VII large subunit, translating into MAEAPDTERQAVNPDSRAVLSVSQLNDRIASVVEETPALHGVRCIGEVTDLHQNSTALYFTLTDGNAELPCMLWANRYRNMDVDLGDGTEVILEGDIDYWVEGGKIDLKPWEVIVVGDGDQAAAVERLRSELEERGWFDDEQKQRPPAFPERVGVVTSLRGDARYDIQNAIHEQDPTVDILVKDATVQGSEAPTSIANGLHHLDRSEEVDSIIVGRGGGSDSNLQAFNTERVAEAIFTANTPTVTAIGHTDDRLIADQVADVATITPTAAGEYIVNSSEEFFAGEVKPLAQQLDAAYETFQQEHEHEQELAEAVDEAAASEGLPPVYYKAAIAVLLLLLLAITGLWLGVI; encoded by the coding sequence ATGGCGGAAGCACCGGATACTGAACGGCAGGCGGTCAACCCCGATTCGAGAGCGGTCCTCAGCGTTTCACAGCTGAACGACCGAATCGCGTCTGTCGTCGAGGAGACGCCTGCCCTCCACGGTGTCCGCTGTATCGGAGAAGTCACAGACCTCCACCAGAACAGTACGGCACTCTATTTCACGCTCACCGACGGTAACGCCGAGCTCCCCTGTATGCTCTGGGCGAACCGTTACCGCAACATGGACGTCGACCTCGGGGACGGGACCGAGGTCATCCTCGAAGGCGACATCGACTACTGGGTCGAAGGCGGGAAAATCGACCTCAAGCCGTGGGAGGTGATCGTCGTCGGCGACGGCGATCAAGCAGCTGCCGTCGAGCGACTGCGAAGCGAACTCGAAGAGCGTGGGTGGTTTGACGACGAGCAGAAACAGCGCCCGCCGGCGTTCCCAGAGCGGGTTGGGGTCGTAACCTCCCTCCGTGGCGATGCCCGCTATGACATCCAGAACGCGATCCACGAACAGGACCCTACCGTCGACATCCTGGTGAAGGACGCCACCGTCCAAGGGTCTGAGGCGCCCACGTCCATCGCGAACGGCCTCCACCATCTGGACCGCTCCGAGGAGGTCGACTCGATCATCGTCGGCCGTGGCGGCGGGAGTGATTCGAACCTCCAGGCGTTCAACACCGAGCGGGTCGCGGAAGCTATCTTCACCGCGAACACCCCGACCGTCACGGCGATCGGGCATACTGACGACCGGTTAATCGCCGATCAAGTCGCGGATGTGGCGACGATCACGCCGACGGCCGCTGGCGAGTATATCGTGAATTCCAGCGAGGAGTTCTTCGCGGGCGAGGTCAAGCCGTTGGCCCAGCAACTCGACGCCGCGTACGAAACCTTCCAGCAGGAGCACGAACACGAACAGGAACTCGCCGAAGCAGTCGACGAGGCGGCCGCATCCGAGGGGCTCCCGCCGGTCTACTACAAGGCCGCAATCGCTGTGCTGCTGTTGCTGTTGTTGGCCATCACTGGGCTTTGGTTGGGGGTGATCTAA
- the xseB gene encoding exodeoxyribonuclease VII small subunit: MANDQEIHDRLARVEEIIKQLDADECDLDEGTRLHEEGQELLAEVREILDNGRGEVVELE, translated from the coding sequence GTGGCAAACGACCAAGAGATCCACGACCGGCTGGCCCGTGTCGAAGAAATCATTAAACAGCTCGATGCGGACGAGTGTGACCTCGATGAAGGAACAAGGCTCCACGAGGAAGGTCAGGAACTCTTGGCCGAGGTGCGAGAAATCCTCGACAACGGGCGTGGAGAGGTCGTGGAACTCGAGTAG
- a CDS encoding VirB4 family type IV secretion system protein — protein MRNVILQTGGGALGSVAGWLQNLTPAESAVLALAVGLGLGVGSKYLWDRFTADDEPDVDFTDVLDEETLEEGEAERKLLDDISESHKTVTAPGAVEWETRAARVGEQWTTTLYIANYADYPNDGYLSDLFEMTDVQFDLTAHITPKNQERARNELQDIADDLQVDADLEQSIRSAYLQERANEAAATYKAVENGANVFDQGMFITVRADEKDELRDAVQTVKSALRDDPANLTPKTAICRQDLALQSAAPIGDNEFGRTSIALGGAVGALLSSPHNATILEEGGVEFGIHKDNQSPVVIDPFARDNGYAMFTVGDTGSGKSFSSKQNFIRSIEQSKDRIGIILEPLNNWAGVSEALDAKRITVGGTLGLNPLEIRETPEHVQRAMGEDASPFNEKLDDAMSFLTNFFALRGISLGDRRTTLELALKRAYQRNGITDDISTHSNPSPTIRDMMDVFEDMVDDPEEFVVRSDEEAGKIKEDATWLLDQLRPFEDDGRHANLGQESDFDIRDEKVIYLDLAQQEGSVDSSTALTMQLLISLVYERAKVSEKEVVFYIDEARYIMQDAASLAFLETVFRHHRHHDLSIRLVTQTVDEFFEHAESEAILDQCAVKQFHRLDGMDKEWADEFGLNYAQMRFVQDAVPGNEDAGFSEALVGVDGEWRGIQVKAMPKEKQVIDFEPTEQRRASLPGTGENAVDADVQAFQDDIESRATDNGQRPPEQTPAETDGGAAGGDDDA, from the coding sequence ATGCGTAACGTGATCCTCCAGACTGGTGGTGGCGCGCTTGGCTCCGTCGCCGGGTGGCTCCAGAATCTGACACCAGCAGAGAGTGCAGTACTTGCCCTTGCAGTGGGTCTCGGCCTTGGCGTCGGCAGTAAGTACCTGTGGGACCGCTTCACTGCGGATGATGAACCAGACGTGGACTTTACCGATGTCCTCGACGAGGAGACACTCGAAGAAGGCGAGGCCGAACGCAAGCTCCTCGACGACATCTCCGAGTCGCACAAGACCGTCACCGCTCCCGGAGCTGTCGAGTGGGAAACGCGAGCCGCACGGGTCGGCGAACAGTGGACGACGACACTCTACATCGCTAACTATGCCGACTATCCCAACGACGGGTATCTGAGCGACCTCTTCGAGATGACCGATGTCCAGTTCGATTTGACGGCCCACATCACGCCGAAAAATCAGGAGCGGGCCCGGAACGAACTGCAGGACATCGCTGACGACCTCCAGGTCGATGCTGACCTCGAACAGAGTATCCGGAGCGCCTATCTCCAAGAGCGCGCCAACGAGGCCGCAGCGACGTACAAGGCCGTCGAGAACGGCGCGAACGTCTTCGACCAAGGGATGTTCATCACCGTGCGGGCCGACGAGAAAGACGAACTCAGAGATGCCGTCCAGACGGTCAAGAGCGCGCTCCGCGACGACCCGGCGAACCTCACGCCGAAGACGGCTATCTGTCGGCAGGATCTCGCCCTCCAATCCGCCGCGCCCATTGGTGACAACGAATTCGGGCGGACATCGATTGCGCTCGGCGGCGCCGTCGGCGCGTTGCTGTCCTCGCCGCACAACGCGACGATTCTCGAGGAGGGCGGCGTCGAGTTCGGGATTCACAAAGATAACCAGAGTCCCGTGGTCATCGACCCGTTCGCGCGGGACAACGGGTACGCGATGTTCACCGTGGGCGACACGGGGTCGGGGAAGTCGTTCAGTTCGAAGCAGAACTTCATCCGCTCCATCGAGCAGAGTAAGGACCGTATCGGCATCATCCTCGAGCCGCTGAACAACTGGGCCGGTGTCTCGGAGGCGCTCGACGCCAAGCGGATCACAGTCGGCGGGACGCTCGGGCTGAACCCCTTGGAGATTCGGGAGACGCCCGAACACGTCCAGCGGGCGATGGGCGAGGACGCGAGCCCGTTCAACGAGAAACTCGACGACGCGATGAGCTTCCTGACGAACTTCTTTGCCCTCCGGGGCATCTCACTGGGAGACCGGCGCACTACGCTCGAACTCGCCCTCAAACGTGCCTACCAGCGCAACGGCATCACCGACGACATCTCGACGCACAGCAATCCGAGTCCGACCATCCGTGATATGATGGACGTCTTCGAGGACATGGTCGACGACCCTGAGGAGTTCGTCGTTCGATCCGACGAAGAGGCAGGGAAGATCAAAGAGGACGCGACGTGGCTCCTCGATCAGCTGCGCCCCTTCGAGGACGACGGTCGCCACGCCAACCTCGGCCAAGAATCGGATTTCGACATCCGGGACGAGAAGGTCATCTACCTCGATCTGGCCCAGCAGGAGGGCAGCGTCGACAGCAGCACGGCACTGACGATGCAGCTACTCATCTCGCTGGTGTACGAACGGGCGAAGGTCTCGGAGAAGGAGGTCGTGTTCTACATCGACGAGGCGCGCTACATCATGCAGGACGCCGCAAGTCTGGCGTTCCTCGAGACGGTGTTCCGGCACCACCGCCACCACGACCTCTCGATCCGGCTGGTCACCCAGACCGTCGACGAGTTCTTCGAGCACGCCGAAAGCGAGGCGATCCTCGATCAGTGTGCCGTCAAGCAGTTCCACCGCCTCGACGGGATGGACAAGGAGTGGGCCGACGAGTTCGGGCTGAACTACGCACAGATGCGGTTCGTCCAGGACGCCGTCCCCGGCAACGAGGACGCCGGCTTCTCCGAAGCACTGGTTGGCGTCGACGGCGAGTGGCGTGGGATCCAGGTCAAAGCGATGCCCAAGGAGAAGCAGGTCATCGACTTCGAGCCAACCGAGCAACGGCGAGCCTCACTCCCCGGGACTGGTGAGAACGCCGTGGACGCGGACGTGCAGGCGTTCCAAGACGATATTGAAAGCCGAGCGACCGACAATGGACAACGCCCACCTGAGCAGACGCCAGCAGAGACTGATGGTGGCGCAGCGGGAGGTGACGACGATGCGTGA